From the Lolium rigidum isolate FL_2022 chromosome 2, APGP_CSIRO_Lrig_0.1, whole genome shotgun sequence genome, one window contains:
- the LOC124689855 gene encoding protein STRUBBELIG-RECEPTOR FAMILY 8-like, with protein sequence MAALPAAALAGLLLALAAATAGATTESSDAAALGNLYTSWNSPSQLAGWSASGGDPCGAAWQGVTCTGSGVTGIKLPGTGLNGSLGYELSNLYSLKTLDLSNNNIRGSIPYQLPPNLTYMNLATNNFSGNLPYSISNMGSIEYLNVSHNSLAQQIGDLFGNLSSLSELDISFNQLTGDLPNSIGSLSNLSSLYMQNNQLTGSVNVLGGLGLTTLNIANNNFTGWIPQEISSIPDVTLGGNSFTNGPAPPPPPFMPPPPRRPRNRPNNGGSGNAPKGSESTTGQGDKKQGLHTGALVGIIVGSVLAALLALLVLVFCIRNARKKKDDSSSEYKDFVGPLSVNIEEVPSREIPEQGLENTTMKALPAEKTTPERVYGKNGSMKKAKVPITATPYTVSSLQVATNSFCQDSLLGEGSLGRVYKADFSNGKVLAVKKVDSAALSLQEEDDFLEVVSSMSRLRHPNIVPLTGYCVEHGQRLLVYEYIANGTVHDMLHFSDELSRRLTWNIRVRIALGTARALEYLHEVCLPSVVHKNFKSSNILLDEEHNAHLSDCGLAAMTPNNERQVSTEVVGSFGYSAPEFSMSGIYTVKSDVYSFGVVMLELLTGRKPLDSSRERSEQSLVRWATPQLHDIDALSKMVDPALNGMYPAKSLSRFADIIALCVQPEPEFRPPMSEVVQQLVRLMQRASIVRRQSGEELGFSYRAPEREGDARDISF encoded by the exons ATGGCGGCGCTGCCCGCCGCCGCattggccggcctcctcctcgccctcgccGCGGCCACGGCGGGGGCCACCACCGAGTCCTCCGACG CCGCCGCTCTGGGGAATCTCTACACCTCCTGGAACAGCCCGTCGCAGCTGGCCGGCTGGTCCGCCAGCGGCGGCGACCCCTGCGGCGCCGCCTGGCAGGGCGTCACCTGCACCGGCTCGGGCGTCACCGGAAT TAAGCTTCCTGGGACAGGGCTGAATGGTTCGCTGGGCTACGAACTCTCCAATCTATACTCACTGAAAACATT GGATTTGAGCAACAACAACATCCGTGGCTCAATTCCTTACCAGCTGCCACCAAATCTCACATATAT GAATCTGGCAACCAACAATTTCTCTGGCAatcttccatattccatatccaaCATGGGTTCAATCGAGTACCT CAATGTCAGCCACAACTCATTGGCTCAACAAATCGGGGATTTATTTGGAAACCTCAGTTCACTTTCAGAATT GGACATATCTTTCAACCAATTGACAGGGGATCTTCCCAATTCTATTGGCTCTCTGTCAAATCTTTCTAGCCT TTATATGCAAAACAATCAATTAACAGGCTCTGTCAATGTTCTCGGTGGTCTAGGCCTTACTACCCT AAATATTGCAAACAACAATTTCACTGGATGGATACCACAAGAAATCAGCTCAATCCCAGATGTGAC ACTTGGAGGCAACTCATTTACCAATGGACCtgctcccccaccaccaccttttATGCCACCACCCCCGAGAAGGCCACGCAATCGTCCTAACAATGGGGGAAGTGGAAATGCTCCCAAAGGCTCTGAGAGCACCACTGGTCAAGGTGACAAGAAGCAAGGTCTGCACACAGGTGCACTTGTGGGGATAATTGTTGGGTCCGTACTTGCTGCCTTGCTTGCACTTCTTGTTTTGGTATTCTGCATTCGCAATGCTCGGAAAAAGAAGGATGACAGTAGCAGCGAATACAAAGATTTTGTAGGTCCACTATCAGTGAACATAGAGGAAG TACCTAGCAGGGAAATCCCAGAGCAGGGACTTGAAAATACAACTATGAAAGCCCTGCCTGCTGAAAAGACGACTCCAGAGAGGGTTTATGGTAAAAATGGTTCTATGAAGAAGGCAAAGGTCCCCATAACTGCGACGCCCTACACTGTTTCTTCCCTGCAAGTGGCAACGAATAGCTTCTGTCAAGATTCTCTTCTAGGCGAGGGTTCACTCGGTCGTGTTTACAAGGCTGATTTCTCCAATGGAAAG GTTCTGGCAGTTAAGAAGGTAGACAGTGCCGCCCTATCCTTGCAGGAAGAAGATGATTTCCTTGAGGTTGTATCAAGTATGTCACGGCTTAGGCATCCAAACATTGTGCCACTTACAGGATACTGTGTTGAGCATGGGCAAAGGCTTCTTGTTTATGAGTACATTGCAAATGGAACAGTGCATGATATGCTGCACTTCTCTGATGAGCTGAGCAGAAGGCTTACATGGAACATCCGTGTGAGGATAGCACTCGGCACTGCTCGGGCACTAGA ATACCTGCATGAGGTGTGCTTGCCTTCTGTTGTTCATAAAAACTTCAAGTCCTCAAACATCCTACTTGATGAAGAGCATAATGCACATTTATCTGACTGTGGGCTCGCTGCCATGACACCTAATAATGAGAGGCAG GTTTCTACTGAAGTTGTTGGGTCATTTGGATACAGTGCCCCAGAGTTCTCCATGTCAGGAATTTATACTGTAAAGAGTGATGTGTACAGTTTTGGGGTTGTGATGCTAGAGCTATTGACTGGAAGGAAGCCACTAGACAG ttCTAGAGAGAGGTCAGAACAGTCTCTTGTTAGATGGGCTACGCCTCAGCTTCATGATATTGATGCACTTTCTAAGATGGTTGATCCAGCATTAAATGGAATGTACCCTGCCAAATCGCTCTCCCGCTTTGCAGACATAATTGCACTCTGTGTTCAG CCGGAGCCAGAGTTCCGCCCTCCCATGTCTGAGGTTGTCCAGCAGCTTGTGCGCCTGATGCAGAGGGCTAGCATAGTGAGGCGGCAATCAGGTGAAGAACTAGGGTTTTCATATAGAGCTCCAGAACGTGAAGGAGATGCCAGAGACATTTCCTTCTAA
- the LOC124691905 gene encoding lycopene beta cyclase, chloroplastic-like, with product MATAALLLRAHHPCNPSPPPPRTAIVCRAMASTAAAAAQALRSMAPPHRPELLSLDLPRYDPARSRPVDLAIVGGGPAGLAVAQRVAEAGLSVVSIDPSPGLVWPNNYGVWVDEFEAMGLTDCLDTVWPAASVFIDDATSKSLHRPYARVARRKLKSTMMDRCVAHGVAFHQAKVAKAVHNEASSLLICDDGVAIPATVVLDATGFSRCLVQYDKPYNPGYQVAYGVLAEVDAHPFDIDKMLFMDWRDSHLPEGSAIKERNSRVPTFLYAMPFSPTKIFLEETSLVARPGLAMDDIQERMAARLKHLGIRIRSVEEDERCVIPMGGPLPVLPQRVVGIGGTAGMVHPSTGYMVARTLATAPIVADAIVRYLDSGTGGVTGGDALAAEVWKELWPTDRRRQREFFCFGMDVLLKLDLPGTRRFFNAFFDLEPHYWHGFLSSRLFLPELLMFGLSLFANASNTSKLEIMAKGTLPLAKMVGNLIQDKDR from the coding sequence ATGGccaccgccgccctcctcctccgcgccCACCACCCCTGcaacccctcgccgccgcccccgcgcaCCGCGATCGTCTGCCGGGCCAtggcgtccaccgccgccgccgcggcccagGCGCTGCGCTCCATGGCCCCGCCGCACCGCCCGGAGCTGCTCTCCCTCGACCTGCCGCGCTACGACCCAGCGCGCTCCAGGCCGGTCGACCTGGCCATCGTCGGCGGCGGGCCCGCGGGGCTCGCCGTGGCGCAGCGCGTCGCCGAGGCGGGCCTCTCCGTGGTCTCCATCGACCCGTCCCCGGGCCTGGTCTGGCCCAACAACTACGGCGTCTGGGTGGACGAGTTCGAGGCCATGGGCCTCACCGACTGCCTCGACACCGTCTGGCCCGCCGCCTCCGTCTTCATCGACGACGCCACCTCCAAATCCCTGCACCGGCCCTACGCGCGCGTCGCGCGCCGCAAGCTCAAGTCGACCATGATGGACCGCTGCGTGGCGCACGGCGTCGCCTTCCACCAGGCCAAGGTCGCCAAGGCCGTGCACAACGAGGCCTCCTCGCTCCTCATCTGCGACGACGGCGTCGCCATCCCGGCCACCGTGGTCCTCGACGCCACCGGCTTCTCCCGCTGCCTCGTGCAGTACGACAAGCCCTACAACCCGGGGTACCAGGTCGCCTACGGCGTCCTCGCCGAGGTCGACGCCCACCCGTTCGACATCGACAAGATGCTCTTCATGGACTGGCGCGACTCGCACCTCCCCGAGGGGTCCGCCATCAAGGAGCGAAACAGCCGCGTGCCCACCTTCCTCTACGCCATGCCCTTCTCGCCCACCAAGATCTTCCTCGAGGAGACCTCCCTCGTCGCGCGCCCCGGCCTCGCCATGGACGACATCCAGGAGCGCATGGCCGCGCGCCTCAAGCACCTCGGCATACGCATCCGCAGCGTCGAGGAGGACGAGCGGTGCGTGATCCCCATGGGCGGGCCGCTGCCCGTGCTGCCGCAGAGGGTGGTCGGCATCGGCGGCACGGCCGGGATGGTGCACCCTTCCACGGGGTACATGGTGGCGCGCACGCTCGCCACAGCCCCCATCGTGGCGGACGCCATCGTGCGGTACCTCGATTCCGGCACTGGCGGCGTTACCGGTGGCGACGCTCTGGCCGCGGAGGTGTGGAAGGAGCTGTGGCCGACGGACAGGCGGAGGCAGAGGGAGTTCTTCTGCTTCGGAATGGACGTCCTGCTCAAGCTCGACCTCCCGGGCACGCGCCGCTTCTTCAACGCATTCTTCGACCTCGAGCCCCACTACTGGCACGGCTTCCTCTCCTCCAGGCTCTTCCTGCCCGAGCTCCTCATGTTCGGCCTCTCCCTCTTCGCAAACGCTTCCAACACCTCCAAGCTCGAGATCATGGCCAAGGGCACGCTGCCTCTTGCAAAGATGGTAGGCAACTTGATACAGGACAAGGATAGGTGA